Within the Candidatus Saccharibacteria bacterium oral taxon 488 genome, the region CAAAAAAGGTAAAACCGGCTATTCGACGGGGCAGAAAGAGCTGGATAAGCTGCGCGGGCGACACCCGATCATTGAGCTGATTGAGCGGTATCGGGAGCTGACTAAATTGATCAGTACCTACATTGAAGCGCTGCCGAAATTGGTGGCCGAGGACGGTCGGATTCACACCACCTTTAATCAAGACGTCACCAGCACCGGGCGGTTGAGTAGTACCAATCCCAACCTACAGAATATTCCGGTGCGCACAGAACTGGGCCGGAAGATTCGTCAGGCGTTTGTGCCCAGTCAGGGCAAGGTGTTTGTTGGTGTGGATTATTCACAATTTGAGCTGCGGCTGGCGGCGGTGTTGGCGGGTGATGAGCAGCTGATTGATGATTTTAATAGCGACGTGGATATTCATACCAAGACGGCGGCCGAGACCTACGGCGTGCCAATGGCTGAGGTGACAAAATTGCAGCGGCGCGCGGCCAAGGTGATCAACTTTGGTGTGCTGTACGGCATGAGTCCGCACGGCTTGGCGGCAGCTACCGGCATGACCTTTACTGAGGCAAAAAAATTTATCGAACACTATTTTGCAGTGCGCCAGCCAATCCGCCAGTATTTGGACACAATTTTAGTTCAAGCGCGTGAACGAGGTTTTGTCGAGACCTATTTTGGTCGGCGCCGACCAACGCCCGACGTTAAGTCGAGCAACTTTATGGTGCGTTCAGCGGCGGAGCGGGCGGCGATGAACATGCCGATTCAGGGAACGGAAGCGGATTTGATGAAGCTGGCGATGATTCGGCTGGAGGACAAGTTGGCTGGGCTGGCCGAGCCAGTCCTGCAGGTTCATGACTCGATTTTGGTGGAATGTTCGCCGGAAGACGCTGAGCGAGTCGGTGAAATCATGCGCAGAGAAATGGAAGGCATTTGTCCGGAACTACCGATTGCGCTAAAAGTGGACGTCGGCGTGGGGCTACACTGGGACGAGGTGTAGCCGGGGTGGTAAGTGCAAAACTGACAGAATATGGTATAATCAACCCATGAGGCGTACGTATAATTCGTTTAATTCTTTTTCTCGGTTTGTGCCAATTTTGCTCGTTATCATTATCACCATCGTGACCATCGTCGCGATTATCAGCATTAGCCGGTCAATATTTGGTGGCAATGAGCAAAAGCAGCAGCCAGAAACAACTGAGCAGAAAAAAAGCGACTTACTACAAACCGACGAAGGTCGATCGGTCAGGCTGACAGTGCGTGGCCCGATTGTCGCTAATGAGAAATTCCGTTCGTATCAAATAACTATTGCGCCGTCGTCGCGGGTGATGACGACGTATGAAGGCTATGTCGAGAAGCAGCTGAACACCAAGCAGCTGAATAATAACGCCAAGGCTTATGAAGAATTGGTGTACGCACTGGACAAGCGCAAGATGATGGAGGGGCGACAGTTGAGCGATGAGCAAAATGACCTGCGCGGTATTTGTGCGACAGGCAAGGTATATAAGTTCGAATTGTTGATGAATGGAACATCGATCAAGGCGCTATGGACGTCAGATTGTGGCGGCTCCAAGGGCTCAGCCGTTGCTAATGTCGAGGAAATTGTCGATATGTTTATCAAGCAAATCCCTGATGGCAACAAGATGGCCACCGCTATTGGGTTGTATCAGCGGGATACGCTGTTCAAGTTTTAGGAGCGTCTTATGCCGGAACTTCCCGAAGTCGAGACGGTTCGCCGCGGGTTGGCGGAGTTACTGCCGGGCCGAGTGGTGGCGCGAGTGGCAGTGTTTGATTCGCCAAAAAGCTTTCCGAATGCGCCGGCTGATGTTGAACAATTTTTATATGGTGCGCGCGTGACGGCGGTGCGGCGGCGGGCAAAGGTGCTGATGATTGATTTGGATACGCATTATTCGCTGGTGGTGCATTTGAAGATGACGGGGCAGCTAGTTTTTCGCCAAAGCTCTCGTCATAGCGCTCGGGTATCCCCAAAAAAATCTCGGGGCCCACGTAAAGTTGCCCAAGATTTTTTTGCGGATACCGCTCGCGAAATCGACGACTTTGCTGGCGGTCATCCGAACGATAGCTTAATTGGTGCGCTGCCGGATCGGTCGACGCGGGTGCAGGTTGATTTTGTGGATGGGTCACGGCTATTTTTCAATGATCAACGTAAGTTTGGTTGGGTAAAATTACTGCCGACTGATGAGGTGAAGAACTTGCCGTTCATGCAAAAAGTTGGGCCGGAGCCGCTTGATCCCAATACACGCGCCGAGGATTTCATCCAGCGGATTCGCCGCCGCCAGAATTCGATGATCAA harbors:
- the mutM gene encoding bifunctional DNA-formamidopyrimidine glycosylase/DNA-(apurinic or apyrimidinic site) lyase; this encodes MPELPEVETVRRGLAELLPGRVVARVAVFDSPKSFPNAPADVEQFLYGARVTAVRRRAKVLMIDLDTHYSLVVHLKMTGQLVFRQSSRHSARVSPKKSRGPRKVAQDFFADTAREIDDFAGGHPNDSLIGALPDRSTRVQVDFVDGSRLFFNDQRKFGWVKLLPTDEVKNLPFMQKVGPEPLDPNTRAEDFIQRIRRRQNSMIKPAFLDQTVIAGVGNIYADEALWAARIHPQTRVKNISDQQLNTLFNELRQILQLSIDQGGSTDKNYVDAEGRKGNYLTFAHVFRREGQACHRHPDQEIIKLKVGGRGTHVCPVCQVEVI